Below is a window of Tautonia rosea DNA.
CGATCTGGTACCCAACCTCTGGATCAATGCAGGCGAAGTCGGAAGCAACGGGCAGGATAGCGACGGAAACAGTTATGTTGATGATGTCTACGGCTGGAATTTTGTGAACAACTCTCCGAATGTTCAAGACGACCATAATCACGGAACCCACGTCTCGGGAACCATCGGTGCGGTCGGAAACAACACGCTGGGTGTCGTTGGGGTTAACTGGAATGTTCAGCTGATGACATTGAAGTTTTTAGACTCGTCTGGAAGAGGTTTCACGAGCAATGCCATTAAAGCGTTGAATTATGCGGTCACAATGGGTGCGCACGTCTCGAATCACAGCTACGGGGGCGGCAGCTACAATACGGCGTTCGCCGATGCGGTCGCAGGAGCAAGGGAGCTAGGCCATATTGTCGTGACTGCAGCCGGCAACAGCGGATCCAATAATGATGTAAACCCAACCTATCCGTCCAACTATGTAAGTGACAACCTCATCTCGGTCGCTGCTACGAACGGGTATGACCTGATCGCGGGCTTTTCGAATTACGGGGTGAACACGGTTCATCTCG
It encodes the following:
- a CDS encoding S8 family peptidase produces the protein MTTGNPDVIVAVIDTGIDLTHPDLVPNLWINAGEVGSNGQDSDGNSYVDDVYGWNFVNNSPNVQDDHNHGTHVSGTIGAVGNNTLGVVGVNWNVQLMTLKFLDSSGRGFTSNAIKALNYAVTMGAHVSNHSYGGGSYNTAFADAVAGARELGHIVVTAAGNSGSNNDVNPTYPSNYVSDNLISVAATNGYDLIAGFSNYGVNTVHLGAPGVSILSSVRNGSYSYMSGTSMAAPHVTGAIALIRGLHPEWSYDQVIAKLLTTVDAVPGLKNTVKTGGRLNLGRAVTSETTGPQIASASFVADSEHRIRLRFNEPILASSFSTEDVLSLTGPEGQGITVSTLSVVPGSENREFDVFFPLAGAGTYR